Genomic window (Pristiophorus japonicus isolate sPriJap1 chromosome 9, sPriJap1.hap1, whole genome shotgun sequence):
tcagatagttttgatacaccagtagcaaatcctaaatccaatgtactggaaacaaatccaggagagaatcagaatgaaagtctgagtccgagtcaggaaaacaaagagcctgaagttagagtgagttcaaataaaaatcaaggaaattccatggaggaaaatgttcctcaagatttgcctcgaatgagtgtgaaattgacaccatgtttggaaggttctgttcaagagcgaaggtatcctcttcgaaacagaaaacaagtggtaaagttaaatttgtaaatatggaaaaaaaaagtttatatcctgtgttatgtataaacatggaagttatgtatgatggttgttatgatggcttcttcattaaggagggagaagtgtaatgtctgtacgcttgtaatgtttgtagcgccacactgtggatgtggacatattgtgtactgcaattgcacggtTAATGATTATACAGAACCAGGCaccttccggagacttccgagagagctgcctgccatgttaggaagttgtgtgtgcttgtgctctgtgaatatatcacagcaagGATTACCcgagactaactggagacctgctctgctgcacagaccgagcgcgcacacatatcgcagtgtgggctggcccatgctgcccctgggccctcgcctcttctgggccccagattcacgcctcttctgggccccggtcacttccctccacgggctcttgccgctccttcgcccctcctgctgtacctgcccgcactgcaatcagtgacctggcttcactgccgtcgccctcctgcagcagcacacgctgctccctgcagtggtatgccgccgtacgctgctccctccaatggccccggcctgctgatggtctatcAGGATATGTTCCCAACATTTACTGGTTTGAGAAGAATTTCCTTCCTTTCGATCAGTGAGGTATTATCAATTAGGGGAAGCTAGATcagtaaatgagggagaaaggaatagaaggatatggtgagatGAATtagtgtgggaggaggctcgtgtggagtattaaCACCAGCATTGTCCTATTGGGCCGAATagtctgattctgtgctgtaatttctgtgTCATTCTATGTAATTAATTTGGGGATTTTGCTCTTTTCCGTGTAGCTAATTTCCTGACTATTGTCCTCCTGTCTCGAGGAGGCTGCGGTCTGTCCAAAGGGATCACTCTTTACCTGGTGGGTATGACGACAGCAGACCTACTGGTCATTATTTCCAACGTGATTATCTACTACGTGCTGGTTTACTATTTACCATTTTCACTtctaacccacacatccatcgctAGCGTCAATGAGGTCATCAACTACATGGCTGTTGACTGCTCTGTCTGGTTGACGGTCGCTTTCACGTTCGATCGCTTTGTCCTCATTTGCTGTCAAAAGTTCAGAGAGAAGTATTGCAGCGAGAAAACTGCTGCTGTGATTACAGCCaccgtgtgtgctgtgttctgcttCAAAAACATCCccctgtattttgcttttgagccTGCCGATATCATTAACGGTGTGGAGTGGGGCGCTAATTTCAAAGCAAGCTATTATACCTTGCCAGGATGGATCACTTTTGACTGGCTTGACACAATTTTAAACCCATTGTTGCCATACCTTGTGATTAtattgctcaatgctctgactgttaGACACATTGTGTTGGCCAATCAAACTCGCCGGGCACTGCAAGGCAAACGCAACGACCAGAACAGCAATGATCCTGAGGTGCAgagccgaaggaaatccatcattttactcttcTCCATTTCCGGCACTTTTATAGTGCTGTGGATGCCATTTGTTGTATTTTTCCTAATTTCCAGAATTACAGACCGACATTACGATCCAGAGGAATACACAGATCCTTTACTTATCGCAGAGTACACCGGAGATATGTTCCAACTGCTGAGCTCCTGTACAAACACGTGCATTTACGCGCTGGCCCAGACTAAATTCCGAGAACAGTTCAGAAATGCGATCACGTATCCATTTTTTGCAATTATTAAATATGCCAAATAATCAAAACAACTGGAAAGAAAGCAGCACATTTATAGCGTTCTACTGAACTCTACCTGAAATTCTGTCTTTGACACTTGCTACTGTAAGAATCAGTCGTGACCCAGTGGCAGCAATTACGCCTCTGCGTCAGAAGCTCCTGGGTTCAAGCAGATAACCGAGGCtgccgctgcactgtcagagctgcctcTTTCAgacgggacgttaaaccgaggcccaactGCCCTCtcaagttgacgtaaaagatcccgcggtacCGGTTTAGAGAAGTGCActggagttctggccaatatttatccctcaaccgataccatgaaaaacagattgtctgatcattGATTGTATTGTTGTTTGTGGAGCTTTGGAGCacctcaaatgtacttcattggctgtgaagcactttgggatgtactgaggtcgtgaaaggtgctacataaatgcaaactcACACTTTCCTTATCCTTGCGTGAACTTTACAATAATTCACTGTATTCATTAAAATCAATGTATTTGAGTGGTCGTTTGAAATTAACATAAAGACAATTAATACCAATTACCGTAAAGGACAAGTGAACCTTGGAAATATCTATATAAGGAATGCAATCATGTTGAAccctcccatcatcataggcagtccctcggaatcgaggaaaacttgcttccactcctgaagtgagttctttggtggctggacagtccaatacgagagccacagaccctgttacaggtgggacagacattcatcgagggaaggggtggatgggactggtttgccatgcactctttccgctgtctgcgtttggcctcttcacgctcgcggtgttgagattcaaagagctcaacgccctcccagatgcactttctccacctcgggcggtctttggccagggtctcccaggtgtcagtggggatgtcgcacttcaccagggaagctttgagggtgtccttgcaacgtttgcgctgcccacctttgccgtgaaggcgttccgagtagagcatttgcttagggaatctcatgtctggcatgcgaacaatgtggcctgcccagcgaagctgatcaagtgtggtcagtgcttcaatactgggggtgttggcctgggcgaggacgctgatgttggtgcgtctgtcctcccaggggatttgcaggatcttgtggcgacattgttggtgatatatctccagcgacttgagatgtcttctgtacatggtccatgcctctgatccatacaggagggcgggtattactccggccctgtagatcatgagcttgaacACAAGTGAGTTTCTACCCTGTTACTTTCCTGGGGTAAATCACAAAAGGAAAGACCTCCTCCTTAGGAGTGTTGTGGTCTTATTCTACTGTCACATCTGAGGTGTCAAATGTGTCCGCTCCCACACTCCATCTCTACGTAAAGTAATTCCTGATTTTCTCTTGTTTCAAgacgaccagaactggacacaatattcaaggtgtggtcaaaACGAGCATTACACGGTTCAATGATTCATTCCTTTAACACATGTTCTACTGGTTTGGCTATTGTAGTTCAATATCCTATTagttttgttgattgctgctctgcattcgtTGGAGATATTTAGTGCTGAGTACACTAAGACTCCTGCATCTCTTTCGGCTTTATCCTTAGCTATTCGCACTCCATTGattgaaacatagcaacatagaaaatagaagcagtagtaggccattcggccctttgagtctgcaccgtcattcaatatgatcagggctgatcctctatctcaacaccatattcctgctttttccccataccccttgatcccttttgtttCAAGAAATctatatctccctcttaaatatattcagtgacttggcctccacagccttctgtggtagagaattccacagattcaccaccctctgagtgaaaacatttctcctcatctcagtcctaaatttcctatcccgtatcctgagactgtgatctcttgttctagacttccctgccaggggaaacatcctcccacatccagtctgtccagccccgtcagaattttatatgtttcaataaaatcccctctcattcttctaaactctagtgaatacaggcctagtcgaccccatctctcctcatacgacagtcctgccatcccaggaatctgtctggtgaaccttcgctgctctccctctaaggcaagtatatcctttcttgggtaaggagaccaaagcagcatacaatactccaagtgtggcctcaccaaggacctgtataactgtagtaaaacatccttgctcctgtactcaaatcctcttgcaatgaaggccaacataccatttgctttcctaactgcttgctgcacctacatgtttgctttcaatgacaaggacacccaggttcctctgtacatcgacacttcccaatccatcaccatttaaataatactttgtccttatatttttcctaccaaagtggataactt
Coding sequences:
- the LOC139273959 gene encoding probable G-protein coupled receptor 139 — translated: MTTADLLVIISNVIIYYVLVYYLPFSLLTHTSIASVNEVINYMAVDCSVWLTVAFTFDRFVLICCQKFREKYCSEKTAAVITATVCAVFCFKNIPLYFAFEPADIINGVEWGANFKASYYTLPGWITFDWLDTILNPLLPYLVIILLNALTVRHIVLANQTRRALQGKRNDQNSNDPEVQSRRKSIILLFSISGTFIVLWMPFVVFFLISRITDRHYDPEEYTDPLLIAEYTGDMFQLLSSCTNTCIYALAQTKFREQFRNAITYPFFAIIKYAK